A single genomic interval of Terriglobus albidus harbors:
- a CDS encoding class I SAM-dependent methyltransferase, which produces MIEGTPSRTALRVAMRRAAHQVFDRPLVLEDPVALRILPQEQRDEVKRTPDGLRKPFSAAIRAFMVVRSRYAEDLLGAAVARGLSQYVLLGAGLDTFAYRNPFSGLRVFEVDFPATQVWKRSLLAEAGVPVPGNACYAPVDFEEHSLAEGLAEAGLDFSQPAFFAWLGVVPYLTERGFSETLRFIAERPAGSGVVFDYSQPREVLPPVEQMMLDSMSARVAQAGEPFQLFFRKEELNSRLTEAGFGKIEDLGGPDLSARYLAGREDGLVLRGSGGRIMSAWRA; this is translated from the coding sequence ATGATCGAGGGAACTCCATCGAGAACCGCCCTTCGCGTGGCCATGCGGCGTGCGGCGCACCAGGTCTTTGACCGGCCGCTGGTTCTGGAAGATCCGGTCGCTTTACGGATCCTCCCTCAGGAGCAACGGGACGAGGTCAAGCGCACGCCGGATGGCTTGCGTAAACCCTTCTCGGCCGCCATTCGCGCCTTCATGGTGGTCCGCAGTCGATATGCGGAAGACCTGCTTGGCGCGGCTGTCGCTCGCGGGCTGTCGCAGTATGTGCTGCTGGGGGCCGGCCTCGATACCTTTGCCTACCGAAACCCCTTTTCGGGTTTGCGCGTTTTTGAGGTTGATTTCCCCGCGACCCAGGTCTGGAAACGCAGCCTGCTGGCGGAGGCCGGTGTCCCGGTTCCGGGAAATGCCTGCTATGCTCCCGTGGACTTTGAAGAGCATTCGCTTGCGGAGGGACTCGCAGAGGCCGGATTAGATTTTTCGCAGCCTGCTTTCTTTGCCTGGCTGGGGGTAGTGCCTTACCTCACTGAGAGAGGATTTTCGGAGACGCTGCGTTTCATCGCGGAGCGGCCTGCAGGATCGGGTGTGGTCTTCGATTACTCACAGCCGCGCGAGGTGCTGCCGCCGGTGGAACAGATGATGCTGGACTCGATGTCGGCGCGAGTAGCCCAGGCAGGCGAACCCTTTCAGCTCTTCTTCCGCAAAGAGGAGTTGAACAGTCGACTCACGGAGGCTGGATTCGGAAAGATTGAAGATCTGGGGGGGCCAGATCTCTCTGCTCGCTATCTCGCCGGACGAGAGGATGGCCTGGTGCTACGGGGCAGCGGCGGTCGGATTATGTCGGCCTGGAGAGCGTAG
- a CDS encoding DUF6580 family putative transport protein, producing MTAYLVLLVAVFSRLLPHLTHSAGIGFTAVGGGLLYFGAKRNRWHAIVATLALMATDYYLTVYAYGYAFHASHYLPTWAWYAGVCLMANATLAKRQSVMRVTGAVLASATSFFVISNFFVWAWSNMYAKSLSGLAACYVAAIPFYRNDLIATGLIAGVLFGLPALVRQMTAAHEAASDSHLAH from the coding sequence ATGACAGCGTATCTGGTACTTCTCGTCGCGGTCTTCAGCCGCCTTCTGCCGCACCTGACCCACTCCGCAGGTATTGGCTTCACTGCCGTCGGCGGCGGCCTGCTCTATTTCGGCGCAAAGCGCAACCGGTGGCACGCCATCGTTGCAACGCTTGCCCTGATGGCGACCGATTACTACCTAACCGTCTATGCCTACGGTTACGCGTTTCACGCGTCGCACTACCTGCCCACCTGGGCCTGGTACGCGGGTGTCTGCCTGATGGCAAACGCAACGCTGGCAAAGCGGCAGAGTGTCATGCGCGTCACCGGTGCTGTACTGGCTTCGGCCACCAGCTTCTTCGTGATCTCGAACTTCTTTGTCTGGGCATGGTCGAACATGTATGCCAAGAGCCTGAGCGGACTCGCCGCCTGCTACGTTGCGGCGATTCCCTTCTACCGCAATGACCTCATCGCAACCGGCCTGATCGCCGGCGTGCTCTTCGGCCTGCCGGCCCTGGTTCGCCAGATGACCGCCGCTCACGAAGCCGCCAGCGACAGCCACCTGGCCCACTAA
- a CDS encoding cupin domain-containing protein — MNDFGNDPTRVINTESAEHYLWGKQCDGWHLVKQDGLSVIEERMPPGTSEVRHHHVRARQFAFVLEGELTIEVEHHDFMVRPGEGIEIHPGQSHQAMNRSGRDIRFLMISQPPSHGDRIDEV, encoded by the coding sequence ATGAACGATTTTGGGAACGACCCGACGCGGGTGATCAATACAGAGAGCGCCGAGCACTATCTCTGGGGCAAGCAGTGTGACGGCTGGCATCTTGTGAAGCAGGATGGCCTGAGTGTGATTGAAGAGCGCATGCCTCCGGGCACCAGCGAGGTGCGGCATCATCACGTGCGGGCGCGTCAGTTTGCGTTTGTGCTGGAGGGCGAGCTGACGATCGAGGTGGAACACCATGACTTTATGGTTCGGCCAGGGGAAGGAATTGAGATCCATCCCGGCCAGAGCCATCAGGCTATGAATCGCAGCGGAAGGGATATTCGCTTCCTGATGATCAGCCAGCCGCCCAGTCACGGTGACCGTATCGACGAGGTTTAG
- a CDS encoding DNA polymerase Y family protein: protein MTAAPQSGEFRTPEDRFVFLHIDLNSFFASVEQQLHPEYRNRPLAVVPTNSDTTACIAASYEAKAFGVKTGTIVGEAKQKCPGIVLVEGSHTEYAKFSHAIAEAVERVCPVSHTPSIDEMVCQLMGREQLPENARRIAYDIKQAIYQDVGEVLRCSIGMAPNRYLAKIASDMQKPDGLIGLLPSQLPRAIAHLDLRDLPGVGARTEARLNAQGIHTMPQLLALDRQGMHKLWDSVWGDRLYHWLRGHVTGDDGAPVPSEIQKSLGHSHVLAPEHRTIPGSWAVAHKLLHKAAMRLRMEKFYAGSMALHIRFALNREQAERLRSKQHFSGLKHTGWGMEARFPDAQDTLTLLEVLQKLWQKRPQGPDFEKPFFVGVTLGRLLPESHHNPGLFADQDRRSQLSSAIDQINLKHGHTTVHLAGMMSARDSAPTRIAFTQIPVQYGSEWM, encoded by the coding sequence ATGACGGCCGCGCCCCAATCCGGTGAGTTCCGCACACCGGAGGACCGGTTCGTCTTTCTGCACATCGATCTCAACTCCTTCTTCGCCTCCGTGGAGCAGCAACTCCATCCGGAGTACCGCAACCGTCCACTCGCGGTTGTTCCCACCAACTCCGATACCACCGCCTGCATCGCAGCCAGCTACGAAGCCAAGGCCTTCGGCGTCAAGACCGGCACCATCGTCGGCGAGGCCAAGCAGAAGTGCCCCGGAATCGTCCTCGTCGAAGGCAGTCACACCGAGTACGCGAAGTTCTCCCACGCCATTGCGGAAGCGGTGGAACGCGTATGTCCCGTCTCGCATACACCCTCTATCGATGAGATGGTTTGCCAGTTGATGGGCCGCGAACAGTTGCCGGAGAATGCGCGCCGCATCGCATACGACATCAAGCAGGCGATCTATCAGGATGTCGGCGAGGTGCTGCGCTGCTCCATCGGCATGGCGCCGAACCGCTACCTGGCGAAGATCGCCAGCGATATGCAGAAGCCCGATGGCCTGATCGGACTGCTCCCCTCGCAGTTGCCCCGCGCCATCGCACATCTCGATCTGCGCGACCTTCCCGGCGTGGGCGCACGCACCGAAGCCCGGTTGAACGCACAGGGCATCCACACCATGCCGCAGCTCCTGGCGCTCGACCGTCAGGGAATGCATAAGCTCTGGGACTCTGTATGGGGAGACCGCCTCTATCACTGGCTGCGCGGCCACGTCACCGGTGACGACGGAGCGCCCGTGCCGAGCGAGATCCAGAAGTCTCTCGGCCACTCTCACGTACTGGCGCCCGAACATCGCACCATTCCCGGATCCTGGGCAGTCGCCCACAAGCTGCTGCATAAGGCCGCCATGCGTCTGCGGATGGAGAAGTTCTATGCCGGCTCCATGGCGCTCCACATCCGTTTTGCATTGAACCGTGAACAGGCAGAGCGCCTGCGATCAAAACAACACTTCTCCGGTCTGAAGCACACCGGCTGGGGCATGGAAGCCCGCTTCCCGGATGCGCAGGATACGCTCACTCTGCTGGAAGTCCTGCAGAAGCTGTGGCAGAAGCGGCCGCAAGGCCCCGACTTCGAAAAGCCATTCTTCGTCGGTGTCACGCTGGGACGCCTGCTGCCAGAGTCCCACCACAATCCCGGACTCTTTGCCGACCAGGACCGGCGCTCCCAGCTCTCTTCGGCCATCGATCAGATCAACCTGAAACACGGCCATACCACAGTGCATCTGGCCGGCATGATGTCGGCCCGCGACTCTGCACCGACACGCATCGCCTTCACGCAGATTCCGGTGCAATACGGAAGCGAGTGGATGTAG
- a CDS encoding M23 family metallopeptidase, whose protein sequence is MLWSRLLPVLLLLVSSVLCAQTLTWQPQHVEQGSPVLFTLILDRPATRVTATWLGKELGFFPANDRRTWYALAGTDVEQGPASYPVSISGTYASGGALNTTQEMQITAANFHSSTLSVAKAFIAPSPAAQRQMERDAVAKKRAFASSASQPLWSGSFAAPVASRVFDNFGDNRIFNGKKVSIHRGSDFPARPGTPVHALNSGRVVLAQRMFLEGNCVIIDHGNQLFSIYMHFSRLQVKAGEMVKKGQLLGLSGATGRVTGPHLHVSMRWSGENLNPAALLAMQLPETSSIGPAAVTVPAKPIHRKAH, encoded by the coding sequence ATGCTCTGGTCTCGTCTGCTCCCCGTTCTGCTGCTTTTGGTCTCCTCAGTGCTTTGCGCGCAGACACTTACCTGGCAGCCGCAGCATGTCGAGCAGGGATCGCCGGTACTGTTCACCCTCATACTCGATCGCCCCGCAACGCGTGTCACCGCGACCTGGCTTGGCAAGGAGCTGGGCTTCTTTCCTGCGAACGACAGACGCACCTGGTATGCCCTCGCCGGAACCGATGTCGAACAGGGGCCGGCGTCGTATCCGGTGTCGATCAGCGGTACGTACGCAAGTGGCGGCGCCTTGAACACAACGCAGGAGATGCAGATAACCGCGGCGAACTTCCACTCCAGCACACTCTCCGTTGCCAAAGCCTTTATCGCCCCCAGCCCCGCGGCACAGCGGCAGATGGAGCGCGACGCGGTGGCGAAGAAGCGTGCCTTTGCAAGCTCTGCCTCGCAACCGTTATGGTCCGGCAGCTTTGCCGCTCCGGTTGCCTCCAGGGTCTTCGACAACTTCGGCGACAACCGCATCTTCAACGGCAAGAAGGTCAGCATCCACCGCGGATCAGATTTTCCCGCACGTCCCGGAACTCCGGTCCATGCGCTGAACTCTGGCCGGGTGGTGTTGGCGCAACGCATGTTTCTGGAGGGCAACTGCGTCATCATCGATCACGGCAATCAGCTCTTCAGCATCTACATGCACTTCTCGCGCCTGCAGGTGAAGGCAGGAGAGATGGTGAAGAAAGGCCAGCTACTCGGACTCTCCGGAGCGACAGGCCGTGTCACAGGACCACACCTTCACGTTTCAATGCGCTGGAGTGGTGAGAACTTGAATCCGGCTGCGTTGCTGGCGATGCAGTTGCCGGAGACGAGCTCAATCGGACCTGCTGCTGTCACTGTCCCCGCAAAACCAATCCATCGCAAAGCCCACTAA
- a CDS encoding TonB-dependent receptor — translation MRTALRFFALSICLWAAALIAQAVPRVSQVSLTVLDTSGAAIPGASVHVSLQTGSDRQTDGQGNVTIPLAAGSYDITIKADNFRERTMKKVLVFDGRTTPLSVVLVVAGEDEVVEVSGEEQVSNDSSSNKSALVFKGDKLDTLSDDPEMMQQQLTSLAGGDPTNPPQLYVDGFAHGELPPKESIREIRVNQNPFSPYYDQFGGGRIEVFTKPGANKLHGNVASNFGAQALNANNPYAASVLPYTNYYLDGGVNGPLGKNSSFYFTWQQRGVSANQVINATVLDSNLNPVNVQQTIANKRSVQNDSIRLDHQFGKKNTLIGRYSYSSVLVPVSGAGQLVLASQAYRNSVRTDTFQLTDTHIFSPKVVLDSAVQYLRSKTSSDATSNTPSLIVQGSFSSGSNTIQQEHDHQDRIELREEASISSGNHYLRTGFRYRWYHDSNLSRAGYNGQFIFPSLTAYRITLDGIQRGLTPAAIRAAGGGATQFSLTAGTPNAEVSTADVGVYFDDEWKLNRNFTLNLGIRFESQTAIPDHFDPAPRVGFAWSVLHHGKAKEPFFVIRGGFGIFYQRFDAGNILRTYRQNGVTQQAFIVQNPDFYPNIPSASSLPQYLNTVYRLDPNLRSPMQMQGMVSVDHSLGKYGSISVQYYQRKSTHQWTSLNINAPLPGTYDPSNPNSGVRPLGGNSNLYQFSSNGLSEGRTLGINGNFNVMKSLNLWSFVGFAHQEGNVNFSTSSSSGFFPSNSYNLSADYGRLTGFSPIRYFGGANWKPGWGTAFNVFMSAWSQSNFNITTGTDLNGDAQYNDRPAFATDLTRASVVRTAWGNFDTKPMAGQAIIPINYGTAPGLFYMELYFNKNFYFGKRPESPKDTAKEKLPQKPYRFQVGIGADNLLNTNNPGAPVGVLSSPYFGKSISLNTPFTNNSAANRALLMRGAFFF, via the coding sequence ATGAGAACCGCGCTGCGTTTTTTTGCCTTGTCTATTTGCCTTTGGGCGGCCGCGCTGATTGCGCAGGCTGTGCCTCGCGTCTCACAGGTTTCGTTGACGGTGCTCGATACCTCCGGTGCCGCGATTCCGGGAGCATCCGTGCATGTCTCTCTGCAAACAGGGAGCGATCGGCAGACCGATGGTCAGGGAAATGTGACGATACCATTGGCGGCCGGAAGCTATGACATCACGATCAAAGCCGACAACTTTCGTGAACGGACGATGAAGAAAGTGCTCGTTTTCGATGGCCGCACCACGCCGTTGTCGGTGGTCTTAGTCGTGGCAGGCGAAGACGAGGTCGTCGAGGTCTCCGGAGAGGAGCAGGTCTCGAACGACAGCAGCTCGAACAAGAGCGCACTGGTCTTCAAGGGCGACAAGCTCGATACGCTCTCGGACGATCCGGAGATGATGCAGCAGCAGCTTACGTCGCTGGCGGGTGGCGACCCCACCAACCCTCCACAGCTTTATGTGGATGGCTTCGCCCACGGAGAGCTTCCTCCGAAGGAGAGCATCCGCGAGATACGCGTCAACCAGAATCCGTTCTCGCCGTACTACGATCAGTTCGGCGGCGGCCGTATTGAGGTCTTTACCAAACCTGGAGCTAATAAGCTGCACGGCAATGTCGCCAGCAACTTCGGAGCACAGGCGCTCAACGCCAACAATCCGTATGCGGCTTCGGTATTGCCGTATACGAACTACTATCTCGATGGCGGCGTGAATGGCCCGCTGGGCAAGAACAGCTCCTTCTACTTCACCTGGCAGCAGCGCGGTGTTTCGGCAAACCAGGTCATCAATGCGACTGTGCTGGACTCCAACCTGAATCCGGTTAACGTGCAGCAGACCATTGCCAACAAGCGGTCGGTGCAGAACGATTCCATCCGGCTCGATCACCAGTTCGGCAAGAAGAACACGCTCATCGGGCGTTATAGCTACAGTAGCGTCCTGGTGCCGGTTTCAGGAGCGGGGCAGCTGGTGCTGGCATCGCAGGCCTATCGGAATAGCGTCCGGACAGATACTTTCCAACTTACCGACACCCACATCTTCAGTCCGAAAGTCGTGCTGGACTCCGCAGTGCAGTATTTGCGCAGCAAGACGAGCAGCGATGCGACATCGAATACGCCTTCGCTGATTGTGCAGGGTTCCTTCAGCAGCGGATCCAATACCATCCAGCAGGAACACGATCACCAGGACCGCATCGAGTTACGCGAAGAGGCATCGATCTCTTCGGGGAATCACTACCTTCGCACCGGCTTCCGTTATCGCTGGTACCACGATTCGAACCTTTCGCGAGCGGGCTACAACGGCCAGTTCATCTTTCCCTCGCTGACCGCCTATCGCATTACCCTCGATGGCATTCAGCGCGGTCTTACTCCCGCGGCAATTCGTGCGGCGGGTGGAGGAGCGACCCAGTTCTCGCTGACGGCGGGTACTCCAAATGCGGAGGTGAGTACCGCGGATGTGGGTGTGTACTTCGATGACGAGTGGAAGCTGAACCGGAACTTTACGCTGAATCTCGGCATCCGCTTCGAATCACAAACCGCGATCCCTGACCATTTCGATCCCGCGCCGCGCGTGGGCTTTGCCTGGTCTGTCCTGCATCACGGAAAGGCAAAGGAGCCGTTCTTTGTGATCCGCGGCGGATTCGGCATCTTCTACCAGCGATTCGATGCCGGCAATATCCTCCGTACCTATCGCCAGAACGGCGTGACGCAACAGGCATTCATTGTTCAGAATCCCGACTTCTACCCCAACATTCCCTCGGCTTCTTCGTTGCCGCAGTATTTGAATACTGTTTACCGGCTCGATCCAAATCTTCGATCGCCGATGCAGATGCAGGGGATGGTTTCGGTCGATCACAGCCTGGGCAAATACGGCTCTATCTCGGTGCAGTATTACCAGCGAAAGTCTACTCACCAGTGGACGTCGCTGAATATCAACGCTCCGCTTCCCGGTACGTATGATCCCAGCAATCCCAACAGCGGCGTGCGGCCTCTGGGAGGGAACAGCAACCTGTATCAGTTCTCCTCCAATGGTCTGTCCGAAGGCCGCACCCTGGGTATCAATGGCAACTTCAACGTGATGAAATCGCTAAACCTCTGGTCGTTCGTAGGTTTTGCCCACCAGGAAGGCAACGTCAACTTCAGCACCAGCAGCTCTTCGGGTTTCTTCCCGTCGAACTCGTACAACCTCAGTGCTGATTACGGCCGACTGACGGGCTTTTCGCCGATACGTTACTTCGGCGGAGCGAACTGGAAGCCAGGCTGGGGCACGGCATTCAATGTCTTCATGTCCGCATGGTCACAGTCGAACTTCAACATCACGACCGGCACTGACCTGAATGGAGACGCGCAGTACAACGACCGGCCTGCGTTTGCGACAGATCTGACGCGGGCTTCGGTGGTGCGAACGGCGTGGGGGAACTTCGACACCAAACCGATGGCCGGGCAGGCCATCATTCCCATCAACTACGGCACGGCGCCGGGACTGTTCTATATGGAGTTGTACTTCAACAAGAACTTCTACTTCGGCAAACGACCGGAGTCGCCGAAGGACACTGCGAAGGAGAAGCTGCCGCAGAAACCATATCGCTTTCAGGTCGGTATCGGTGCAGACAACCTGCTGAATACGAACAATCCCGGTGCACCTGTGGGTGTGTTGAGCTCGCCGTATTTCGGTAAATCTATTTCGCTGAACACGCCGTTTACCAATAACAGCGCGGCGAATCGGGCGTTGTTGATGAGGGGGGCGTTTTTCTTTTAG
- a CDS encoding M2 family metallopeptidase, which translates to MRKLLLSSLFVVTCVPVWSQKAPTVADAKAFVDKANAELLKLSTDASHAEWIAETYITDDTESNTALQNERVAARTLELTAESHKFDKVKLPDDLRRQILLLQLGAPAAPKDPKLLAEETQLAAQLTGMYGKGKFCVEPQKCLGIDPLSQIMAKSRDPEELRKIWVGWHDTGAPMRQKYTRFIELQNIGAKELGYKDTGELWRAGYDMTPAEFSAELERAWTQLQPLYDELFTYVRARLIAKYGKAAERADGKIPAQLLGNMWAQEWGNIYDIVAPTDPKLAQYKPVNLEEALKRQIAAKDPAAAAAFASSTDLTSDAGQTAKLAAGKAMVHYGESFFTSLGFPALPATFWERSQFIHPRDRDVVCHASAWDLDSVDDLRVKMCIEVNDDYFTTVHHELGHNFYQRAYNKQPLLFRGGANDGFHEAIGDAVALSITPSYLKALGLSESEPPAEADIPLQLRTALDKIAFLPFALALDKWRWGVFSGEIKPADYNKAWWELRGKYQKVAPPVDRAETDFDAGAKMHVPANVPYARYYLARIYQFQFYKAMCDASGYKGPLNRCSFFGSKPAGEKLAKMLEAGQSQPWQQTLKEMTGSDHLDAQAMADYFAPLYAWLKVQNTKK; encoded by the coding sequence ATGCGGAAACTCCTCCTGAGCTCTCTCTTTGTTGTTACGTGCGTACCGGTGTGGTCGCAGAAGGCGCCTACGGTGGCGGATGCGAAGGCGTTTGTCGATAAGGCCAATGCGGAGCTGCTGAAGCTGTCTACCGATGCCTCGCACGCGGAGTGGATCGCGGAGACTTACATTACCGATGACACCGAGTCGAACACGGCGCTGCAGAATGAGCGGGTCGCGGCACGCACGCTGGAGCTCACTGCTGAGAGCCACAAGTTCGACAAGGTGAAGCTGCCGGACGATCTCCGCCGCCAGATCCTGCTGTTGCAGCTTGGTGCACCCGCGGCGCCCAAGGATCCGAAGTTGCTGGCGGAGGAGACGCAGCTCGCGGCGCAGTTGACCGGCATGTACGGCAAAGGCAAGTTCTGCGTCGAGCCGCAGAAGTGCCTGGGGATCGATCCGCTGTCGCAGATCATGGCCAAGTCCCGTGATCCTGAGGAGCTCAGGAAGATCTGGGTGGGATGGCATGACACCGGTGCACCGATGCGCCAGAAGTACACGCGCTTCATCGAGCTGCAGAATATCGGTGCAAAGGAGCTGGGCTATAAGGACACCGGCGAGCTGTGGCGCGCGGGGTATGACATGACACCGGCTGAGTTCTCCGCCGAGCTGGAACGCGCATGGACCCAGCTGCAGCCGCTCTATGACGAGCTGTTCACCTACGTCCGCGCGCGGTTGATCGCGAAGTATGGCAAGGCGGCGGAGCGAGCCGATGGAAAGATTCCCGCGCAGCTGCTCGGCAACATGTGGGCTCAGGAGTGGGGCAATATCTATGACATCGTCGCTCCCACCGATCCGAAGCTGGCGCAGTACAAGCCGGTGAACCTAGAAGAGGCATTAAAGAGGCAGATCGCAGCGAAGGATCCGGCAGCGGCTGCCGCATTCGCCTCCAGCACGGACCTGACGAGCGATGCGGGACAAACCGCGAAGCTGGCAGCCGGCAAAGCCATGGTGCATTACGGCGAGAGTTTCTTTACCTCGCTCGGATTTCCGGCGTTGCCTGCCACCTTCTGGGAGCGTTCGCAGTTCATTCATCCGCGCGACCGCGACGTCGTATGTCACGCGTCGGCATGGGATCTGGACTCGGTCGATGACTTGCGGGTAAAGATGTGCATTGAGGTGAACGACGACTACTTCACCACCGTGCACCATGAGCTTGGGCACAACTTCTATCAGCGCGCGTATAACAAGCAGCCATTACTCTTCCGCGGCGGAGCGAATGACGGCTTCCATGAGGCGATCGGCGATGCCGTAGCTCTATCGATTACACCTTCGTATCTGAAGGCGTTGGGGCTCAGCGAATCGGAGCCTCCTGCCGAGGCTGATATCCCGTTGCAACTCCGCACCGCACTCGATAAGATCGCGTTCCTTCCCTTCGCGCTGGCCCTCGACAAGTGGCGCTGGGGAGTCTTCTCCGGCGAGATCAAGCCCGCCGACTACAACAAAGCCTGGTGGGAACTGCGGGGCAAGTACCAGAAGGTCGCGCCTCCTGTGGATCGCGCAGAGACCGATTTCGACGCGGGAGCAAAGATGCATGTTCCCGCCAATGTGCCCTATGCCCGTTACTACCTGGCGCGCATCTACCAGTTCCAGTTCTATAAGGCGATGTGTGATGCCAGCGGTTATAAAGGGCCACTGAATCGCTGCAGCTTCTTCGGGTCGAAGCCGGCAGGCGAGAAGCTGGCGAAGATGCTGGAGGCCGGACAATCGCAGCCCTGGCAGCAGACCCTCAAAGAGATGACCGGTAGCGATCATCTCGACGCCCAGGCGATGGCGGATTACTTCGCTCCGCTGTATGCATGGCTAAAGGTGCAGAACACAAAAAAATAA
- the gluQRS gene encoding tRNA glutamyl-Q(34) synthetase GluQRS, which translates to MSILYRGRIAPTPTGYIHLGHARTFWIAQQRAVGGVLVLRNEDLDRQRCKPEFAAAMLEDLRWFGLDWQEGPDVGGPFAPYTQSERLPLYEDALRRLLAMGLAYACTCSRKDLARIAAPHAEDDDEPVYDNHCRPAELEPQDFAAGVNYRFRIPDGEVLQFTDGNLGSQRFIGGEDFGDFLIWRKDCLPSYQLACVVDDAAMQITEVVRGRDLLKSTARQILLQQALGLPTPAYFHTELVLDDHGERLAKRHDALALRTLRAQGISPQQLIDSFMK; encoded by the coding sequence ATGTCCATCCTCTACCGGGGCCGCATCGCTCCTACTCCCACGGGCTACATACATCTGGGGCATGCGCGTACTTTCTGGATCGCGCAGCAGCGTGCTGTTGGCGGCGTGCTGGTGCTGCGCAACGAAGACCTGGACCGGCAACGATGCAAACCGGAGTTTGCAGCCGCCATGCTGGAGGACCTCCGTTGGTTTGGGCTCGATTGGCAGGAAGGTCCCGATGTCGGCGGCCCCTTCGCTCCCTATACCCAATCAGAGCGGCTGCCGCTCTATGAAGATGCATTGCGGCGTCTGCTCGCTATGGGGCTGGCCTATGCCTGCACCTGCTCCCGCAAAGACCTGGCGCGCATCGCTGCTCCCCATGCCGAGGATGACGACGAACCGGTTTACGACAATCACTGCCGCCCTGCAGAACTCGAACCACAGGACTTCGCCGCTGGAGTGAACTATCGTTTTCGCATTCCGGACGGCGAGGTTCTTCAGTTCACCGATGGAAACCTGGGCTCGCAACGGTTCATCGGAGGCGAAGACTTCGGCGACTTCCTCATTTGGCGTAAGGACTGCCTTCCAAGTTATCAACTCGCCTGTGTCGTCGATGATGCGGCCATGCAAATCACCGAGGTCGTACGTGGCCGCGATTTGCTGAAGTCAACGGCACGACAGATCCTGCTGCAACAGGCACTCGGTCTTCCAACACCGGCATACTTCCACACCGAGCTCGTGCTGGACGATCACGGTGAGCGCCTCGCCAAACGCCACGATGCGCTTGCGCTGAGGACGCTTCGGGCCCAGGGTATTTCGCCGCAGCAACTGATCGATAGTTTTATGAAGTAG